GGGTCTAGTTCCTTTTGATGTTGTGTTATTCGCGGCTATCGAGTCTATGCTCTACACATAGATATAGCTTCTTGGTTCGTTTTTGCCAAGCAGATTCCAGTCAATTTCAAAAATggatatttttcatattttcaaaaATCGATTATGTATCGAATTTCCTTAGTCAAAGCCAGTGATTCCTCAATACCAGTAATCCAGTtgtgaaactgattttgattcaaaCTGGTATATTTATTCATTTCGGATATCACGAAAGTTTATTTAGTTCCTTGAACTACGTATACAAGTCATTTTGTTCCGAAAATATCTCCATTTTCGGAAATCTTGCCAAATTCTGGTAATCcatttatttgaaaatattttccatattttctatttttatgagAATATATTCTCTCTTCTTATACATGGTTTGTCGACATAGTTGTAAATATGTtccatgaatattttgttgccaTCGTTCAAGGCAAGAATATTTCAATTTATTAATATCTTTTTGATTTTGAGAAAAATCTTTATAATGATCTTATATATCTACCTTTAGATCATTATCCAGGATCTCCAAGATCTTGTTGCTGCATCTTGCTCTGATCTTATGAGCCAATATTCTTTAAATAGCTGTTGATCATTATACTACCAACTAAATCAACCTTGCATCTTAATGAAAGATGTACGTGTTATCAAATCTCAATATTTTCCCTGAGAATCTTTTGTCAGTTTTTTTTGTGGTGATCAAATACTTCACAAAATAATTTTCATATAAAATATACATATCATCAAACTCGTTTTGATATCTTATGCCATTTTGTTGGTGTGGTGTAGATCCATCTCCATCTCCCTCAACAAAATATCTATCAAGATTTCTTGCCATTCTTCCCCGCAAGATTTTCTTTTTATCTCTCAAAAGtcaaaactcaaaactaaacTCTTTGCTATTATTTGACATCTGCAGTTATCACTATTAATACTGCTATAATTGGTATTCTCCTACCAAGTGATCAAATATATGTGTTTGCATTGACATTGATCGTCTATGCCATCTGAAAGGTCGAGTTTGCTCACGTAAATCGACTTTCCATTCATTACATCTATATAAATCATCTGATCATCAAAGATGATTTATTATTAATCGCCTATCTAAAGTCTATCCTTTGAGAACATCTTGAGTTTCTCAAATGTACGACTACCTAAAGTCTGTTAAGGTGAAAGCAAAAATAATATCGCTTTCTTCAACATACTCCTTAGTGGTCCTTCACCTTGCTGCATCTTTGGTTTAAGAAAATCTATCAAAAGATTTTTATGCGTCTCCAATCAAGATCAGTTCATCTAAGCTTCCGAATCTTTCCAAATGGGTTGTTTTACCATTTTGTATCCACTTTATCGGAGTCTCTTCGAAGTCCATTAATGTTTCTCAACATGGACTCAACATGAATTTCTCGTATGGTTAGTAATTAACAATCAAGTCAATTGGCCAGTCAAGCCAATTCTCCGTAAAAGACCTACATATATATACTTTGCAGTTATCATTTTGCTTCTTCTGCTATCGCTGCTTTCCTTTATTCAACTATCATGGTCTGTCATCGAAGATCAAATACCATGGTCAACAATAAAAGTTCAAGCTACAAGACATTTTATTGAGATGGTTCAAGTTAAACACTTCAAAAAATTTCCGTGTTtaacttgagggggggtgttgAAATATATTCCCCATATACAAGATATCAAGGTAACCGTACGTGAAGAGAAGATACCGAGGTGTCCGTGCAATGTCCATGAAGAGAAGATATTAGAAGATAATTACAGATTACAAGATCAAAATTATTAAATGTAATCTTTATATTTTCCTAAATACTTACCTAGTCAAGATATTTTAGTTAAGGTATTATCTTCTTAGGTTTAGTCATATCACACTATAAATAAGAGCGTGAACATAAATGTAAAGTCATCCCAGCACAATGATTCTGGAGACCAATCTAATTCACCCTATGGGATTCCtcagtggacgtaggcgttagtgccgaaccactttaatcatTGTCTTCTTTGATTTAATTTCCGTCTAATCGATGATCCGACTCAATGATACACATAATTTATTACTGTTGCCTAATCTAGAATCAACTTTGTTTCCTGAGGCAAGTCACTAAgctttcattatctttttcttattTGTTGCAACACTCCATCTGGATTATCTTTAAAATCTAAGTAGCTGGTGTTTGTGGTAGCAATCACTGCACATCTCttttgttgaattttattttgctTTGATTCTTGTAGAGTGTTGAAATCCCTTGcctagaagatgatgatgattacTGGTCACTTGATCCTAAATGTTCCCCACCACACCTCAAGTTAATCAAATTTGAGTGTTTTCAAGGGGAACCAATGGAACTAAACGCAATTAAACTCTTTCTGAAGTATTTTGATTTTCTTGAGACTGCAACCATTGTAGCTTCTTCAAAGCTCTCCAAAGACCGTGACAAACAAATCAATGTAATGAAGCAGTTACTAATGTTTCCGAGACCTGCAAAATGCGTGGTAAAGTTCTTGATGAGCTCTGAAGATACTTAATAATACATTCAGTATGTCAATGGTGTTATTCTAGTGGTTGTGAGGATCTTTAGGAAATCCCCTTGTGTGTTTACAAGAATTGTCAGTTTTCGGTTTTCCGGAATTTGCAGAGATTTGTGTAATTCCTTGAACCATCAAGGGTAGGTACTACAATGTTTTGCTTCCGCCCTATTTTCTGTTATCTTGATGATGGAAATTATAAAATTTTAGCGAAACCAGTTGTCGCCTTGTAAAGAGTCGTGGTGAGGCTAGTAAAAGGTTGATTAAAGATGAGAGGGCAGTGAACTGAATAGGCAACAACTCAGCATTTGAgttaccatagttgtgtttaactggAAGTATCAGTTGCCTCACGCGGAAGCACTCTCACCTACACCACCGACCCACACATTTACTAAATGGATCTTGTTGATAAATCAGTGTCTATACTTTATATATTCTGAGGAAACAATAGCCTGAAAAAATTGAAGAACCATCTTCAATTTTGGCTAGAGAAAAATCGATAAACTTTTGTGTTATGGCAACTTATAGAGAGAACAACTACTTGAGAATAAGTTACAAaacccccttttttttttttattttgctcgATTACAAAACCTTATGGATGAGGTTAAATTGACCATATAACTAACTATCTCCCATATAACTTACTTGTGAACAACTACTGATGTACTCCTACCTTGCTCCTGTATAAGTTCCTGTAGGGCAGCATTTAGGGCGTGGTGAACGTCCACTCCAATCTGATCTTCAGCTTTCTCCAAGTCAGTCGAGGCAGATCTCAACTTCTGGGTGGACTCCTTGAGACCCTTATGAACCTCAGCTGGGTCAATATGGTCAAGGGGTATAGCCTCGTCAGTAGCTACATCTACACAGTGTCCATGGATGAATGCAAATCCACCAGTGACGAAGTACCTAGTCGTggactttccatcgaccaatgaGACAACCCCAGGTTTGAGCACTTCGAGGGTAATCGGTTGTCCAGGATAAATTTCCATCTGGCCTGTTCTTGATGGTACTATGACCTTGCCAACGTTCTCTGGCGGTGGCGGCTGCGGTGATCTATACGCCGAGCCAAAATCTTCTTGTTTAGGCAAGAGAAAAGCGAAGAAATATTCAGGTGTATTGGAAGGAGAAGATGAAAACTGAGTGTTAGAAGTTTCCGGATAGGAATATGCATAATAAGATTCCGGTGATTTCATGAATGTTTCTGGGAGATCTGTCGATAGAGATTGTAAACCCTTGGTCAAACTCGATCGAGCAACACACTGACGTGAAAGTTGTCGAAACATCTCTAAAACTCTGAATACCTGAATAACAAAGAAAGACTCGAaggaaaaaaaagataataataagatTAATATAAAATTTAGAGAAGCTCAAATTAAAGAGAGGATACCGGATCATGGGAATTATAGCTTTAACGCATGGTATTGACAAAACTATCCAATCCTCGATTGGAGTTCATCTAACGGCTGTCAAGTTTGACTAGGTGGCAATAATATATTTCGTGAAAGGAAAATTGAAACATCAATAGTTTCtgcccatatatatatatatgggtttTGTTAGCCAATCATTTACATGAGAAAGTGTAAATTTTGGTTGAGTAGTGTTAACACTACTTGATTCTGTTGTGGATGAAGATGGTTGATATTGCAAATGATTATATTCAGCAGCTGGGAATATTTGAGTTGTGCCTGTGTGGGAAACTCACGCCACCAGCTGGGAATAGAAACTGGATCAGGCACTCAATCGATGGAGTCTTAATAAAGGATTAAAGAGTAACTTCTTCTTAATAACAGGATTAACGGGGTTATTTATGTATGGTTTACCCACAATTCCAAACTCTTTCACAGATGGTTAGTTACACGCAACTACATACAGGAAAGTAGATTGGTTGGATGCCGTTGATACTTCTTAATGGTCGACTGTGATCGTTCTAGAATATTCAATGATCTAGCACCGCGAGAACAAATGTTTTCTTTTACGGTGGGCGACTCACGAAGAAATTTCTGTGCTCAATTTTGTGTCTCGACTCTTGAGCCAGGTTGCGACTTGGTGGACTAAAGGTGAGCAAGTCTGATTTAGTGTGAGAGTTTAGGTTTTTAACTGATAGCTATCGAGAATATATAGCAGGAGCTAGGAGAATTCTTCCCTGTTCGTGGATTTTTCTCTCGGTAAAGGTTCCTTTTGACAACGGAGCCGAGGACACTGCTGTGACTGCCCCAGAAATCCATCGAGGATAGCCGAAACAGGTCGGCCTGTTAATCTTTTCTATCCTGTTGATTTAATTCTATgagtttctatgaaatctatAGCTGTTTGTTATATGATAACTTTATTGTTAGGGTTTTAGCTCTAAGCTATTTTTAGTCAGTCGTGTATATATTCATCTTAGTTCTCTTTAAACGTTTTCTCGTTAGCATAAGAGATCAGTAGTTAAATTCCGAATGAAGCTTAAACTTTTAATATTGATGCAAGTAAAATTCATTGATTATTCATGTTTTATGTCGTGCGTGGCATGTATATTCTGGAATTAGGATTGtattaaaaatatcaaaaaagttACAATACGATCTGTTCTTGTGTATAAGAACAGAGAAAAGGAAACAGGATATTACAAAGGATAAATATTACACCATAACTAAATATCCATGCCTAAGGATATATAATATAAGCATCGTATATCATCcttctttgttttttttggaGAAGATAAAATTCATTCACTAGAGAGTACTGAGCTAGCACTAAAAGAAACAACACACAACTATTCAAACTGGACAACACAAAACGTGTAAAGGGAGTGCAAAACATGGAACAAAAAAGACATTTCCCCTACTACATGTTTGAAGTTAGTTACTACTTAAAAACCTCCCAACCGTGCATGAAATCCACAAACTTAAAATGCTTAAAGGATTCATGAACTCTCGCCCAACTGAATAAGGAAGCCTTCACTTGAATAATAACCCTTTCTACTATTTTTTCCTTGTTGTGGAAAACTCTATCGTTCCTTTCCACCCAGATTTGCTGCCATATGGCGAAAGGCAAACAAAATTTAAGAAATTCCCTTGGTTCGGTCCTGAATTTCAACTGCCAAGACACAACGAAATTCATACATGAATCTGGCGGCCTCCATCTAATTTCCAACAAGTTT
Above is a genomic segment from Papaver somniferum cultivar HN1 chromosome 10, ASM357369v1, whole genome shotgun sequence containing:
- the LOC113316811 gene encoding ATP synthase subunit delta', mitochondrial-like, whose product is MQVDKTHSVGRKEYDELVHQVFRVLEMFRQLSRQCVARSSLTKGLQSLSTDLPETFMKSPESYYAYSYPETSNTQFSSSPSNTPEYFFAFLLPKQEDFGSAYRSPQPPPPENVGKVIVPSRTGQMEIYPGQPITLEVLKPGVVSLVDGKSTTRYFVTGGFAFIHGHCVDVATDEAIPLDHIDPAEVHKGLKESTQKLRSASTDLEKAEDQIGVDVHHALNAALQELIQEQGRSTSVVVHK